The DNA segment CTACTTTTGGATCTTCTTTTTCAGGAACGATGACTCTTTCACGCTTGGTGATTATATCAAAGCTGCCAAAATTATTGGCGATTAACGCGTTATTCACATTTTTCTCCACATGGCTCTTAATATTGTTGTAATCACTCTTCGAGTACCGCAGTCCCAATTTTACTTTTTTATCAGGTATGGATAATTCAAAGGAGCCAAGCTGGTACCCTTTGTCATTGGCGACATCACCAATCACTTCTGCCGCGGCATGTTTATATTCTTCTTGCTGGATAAACAAATGGAAGTAAGGGATCTTCGCTGCTACTTTGGCTGCACCGAGTGACAAATTGGCAGACCCAATTAAGATGACAAAAACAGCGGCAGCGGTAATGCCTGAAAAGAGCACTTTCCTCGAAGCTCTCTTTTTTGTTACCAATCGGGGTTCGCCGTTTTGCTGCTTAATTTTATTTAAAACATTTTGCTTATGTTCGTTCTTAAATTGTAGTTCATCCAATACAGCTTTAGGGTATTTCACATTATTTTTCATAAATATTGCTCCCCTTTAATGATGTTTTTAATGAATTTCTTCCGCGATGAAGCCTGGTTTTTACTGTATTGGTATTGAGATTTAAAAGCTTGGCAATCTCATCGACGGTACATTCCTCATAGTAATAAAGGGTAATCACTTCTCTCAATTTGATTGGGAGAGAGAGCACCTGTTGAAAAATCAACTCTTTCTCTTCACTCTCAATCATTTTCATATCTGCTGTAGGTGCCCCACTTTTTAAAATCATTTGTAAAAAGTCTTTGTATTGAAGGTTTCTAAAGGACCAACTTTTCAATACGTCCTTGCATTTATTGGCAGTGATTCGGTATAGCCAGGTTTTATAGGTCGACCGGTTTTGGAAATCGTCTAGGTGGTTATAGCAGCTGATAAATACCTCCTGTGAAATATCCTCAGCCAATTCTTTATTTTTGACATATGTAAACGCAAGTCGAACGACCATATCTCCATATTCATCCATTAACCAGGCAAGTTGATCATCCTTGGATAAATAGCTAATTTCATTAGGTGTCGAATGTTCTTTTCTTTTTATAACATACACTTCGATATCCCCCTTTCCTACAAACTTAGACGAAGCGAAGTGGTTTAGGTTCCGGAAAAATTCCTGTTAAGTTTAATAGTACCATTTCTTCTTGTTTGATTTTTGTTGAAATGTCTGTTGATTTCCGCTCAAGAAGCTTCGCTTTCCGCGGGAAGAGGCTGATTTTTTTCACACACTTTTCACACATTTATTCCGAAGTTCTGCCTAACCCGTTGGCTATACTGAGAGGGTAAGTAAGACAAGCGAAGGAGAGATAAAGATGAAGCTGAAAAAAGGATTAGCTGTTGGAATTGGCGCCCTGTTGCTGTTAGGCGGGACATATCAAATTCAGAGTGCATATGCGGCTGATAACCCTCAAACCGTCGTGGCAAAAGAACATAACGGGAAAAAGTTCGATAAATTAAGTAAATACCAGGAGAAAATCCATCAGGTCAACCAACTGCGTGAAGAGCGGTTAGACCTGAAAAAACAAATGGTCGAGAAAAAGGACCAGTTAGTTGATTTATTTTTAACAGCAAAAAAGAGTGGAAATAAAGAGGCTCTGAAGCAGGTAAAGGAAAGTAAAAAGCAGTTGAAAACAAGAAATGGCGAATTGAAAGCCCTTCTAACAAAGGGCAAGGATGAGAGGAAGGAACTGCAGGAGGCGGTAAAAGCGGGCGATGCCACTGAACAGTTCGACAAGGTCATTGAGGTTCAGAAACAAGTCAACGACAAGATGAAAGAGCAGTTGTCGCTTCTTAATCAAATGATTGACAGTTTAAAATAGTATCGTTCGAAAGAGATAGTGTTAGAATGCTATCTCTTTTTTACTATATAATAGGGACGAGGTGAAGCACTGATGAAGCATATTTTTGTGATAGATGATGAAAAGAATATCCGCGATATTTTGCAAAAATACATGGAAAGCGAAGGCTACAAAGTCACCCTTTTTTCAGATGGGGTGAATGTCTATCAGGAGATGCTGCGCTTAAAACCGGATTTGTTGGTGGTTGATATCATGCTTCCTCATATGGATGGGCTCGAGCTTTGTAAAGAGATTCGCAAATCGAGTGAAATTCCGATTATTTTTGTGTCGGCCCGGGACGGGGAGTTTGACCGTATTCTAGGGCTAGAGCTTGGTGGCGATGATTATTTAACAAAGCCGTTTAGTCCAAGAGAACTGATGGTTCGTATTAAAAATATATTTAAACGGATGGAAAAAACAACTGTAAGTAAACCGCAAATGCTGACAATCCGCGATTTAATGATTGATTTTGAGCGAAGATACATAGAAAAAGAGGGACTTGAAATCAAATTAACAACCAAAGAATATGATTTATTTATTTTTCTAGCCCGGAATAAAGGAAAGCCGTTCACGAGGGAAGAACTACTCGAGTTTATTTGGGGGTATGAATATACCGGGGATGGTCGGCTGATTGATGATCTCGTGAAGCGCGTTCGTAAAAAGCTAGAGCAGCACGAATCTTCGGTTGAACTCTCAACGATTTGGGGTTATGGATACAGGGTGGATGATTAAATGAGAATTGGCGCAAAGCTCTTATTCACATATTTTCTATTAATTATTAGTATTTTTTTGATTACTAGCCTAACTTTTCATTTCATTGCCCAGCGTTATTTAATTCATGAAACCAAGCAGCAGTTGCATAAGGAAGCCAGTGTGGTGAGTCAATTACTAGGGAAGACGGTTCTATCAAGTCTAACGGTTAAAGAACAGCTGGTGAATCGCAAGGCCCTGGCGCTGTCGGAACGGTTGCTTTCTTCGGAATTAATTATTTGGAACAAGAATCAGGTAATTGTTTATACGGATTTAAAGGCTGCGGCCCTCGTTGAATTTAGGAAGGATCCGGATAGAAGGTTTATCTCCGAGACCGTAAAGATTTCGTCTAAAAATGGGAAAACAAAAGGATATGTCACTCTGGTCCAAAGACTTGTCGAAATAAAAGAAATTAATCGTCTTATGCGAAGGTCACAGTTAATTAGTTTAGTTATTTCAGCTTTAATTGCCGTTGGTCTGGGTGTCTTTTTTAAAAAGAACTTAACGCGACCGATTCGAAGATTGACAGAGCATATGAAGCATTTTTCGCTCAAAGGTTTGGACCAGGAAATTAAGCTGGAGTCAAAGGATGAAGTGGGGGAATTAGCCGCCAGCTTTAATGCGTTGTCTCGAAGGTTGAAGCAGTATGATGCTGATCAAAAAATCTTTTTTCAGAATGCTTCCCATGAGTTAAAAACTCCGTTAATGGCGATTCAGGGAAATGCAGAGGGGATTTTGGATGGAGTGGTGACTGGTGAAGACGTGACTGCCAGTCTCAATGTCATCATTGCCGAAAGCCAGCGCTTGAAACGGATTGTCGAAGGTATCACATATTTAGCGAAGCTGGAGAGTGTCGAGGAGAGCTTTGTGTTTAGGCGGGAGTCACTAGATGTGATTGTTGGGGAGGCTGTGGAGAGTGTTAGGGCACTGGCTGAGCAACGCGGGATTGAGATTGGTGTAGAAAGTGGAGTGGTGGAACCGGTCTTGGTGGATGGCGAAAAGATGAAAAGGGCGTTTATCAATTTATTAGGGAATGCGATCCGATTTGCGAAATCTACTGTTTCCGTCATGTCCGAAGTGTCAGAGGATGGAACTGCTGTCTTGGTGGAGGTGGCGGACGATGGAAAGGGATTTGCACCCGGAGAAGAGATGAAGGTGTTCCAACGTTTTTATAGCGGTGATGAAGGTGGCTCAGGAATGGGCCTTGCTATAACCAAGGCCATCATTGAGGGACACGGCGGATCAATTACTGCGTTTAATCGGGGGCAGGGAGGAGCGGTGTTCCAAATTAGCTTGAAGGAAAACCTAAATACAAACAAATAAAAAGAAGATACCGTGCCATACCGGCGAGGTATCTTCTTTTTGGTATCATCTGTGTTATCAGGCACCAGTCATGGACGTCCCCAATGCTTGTCCAATTTACTTACAGATTGAAAAACTTCAATACGCCATTGATTAACCCAGTGACCAATTTGTTCTGGTAGGTGTCGCTTGTCAGGTTGGCTCGTTCCGTCGGATTAGAGACGAAGCCAATTTCCACTAAGACAGCTGGTGCTTCATTATCCCTAATTACACGGAAGCTTTCGTCCTTAATTCCCCTAGTGACAGCACCTGTTATCTTAATTAGTTCGTTTTGCAGGAAAGTTGCCAACTGTTTACTTTCCTCAGGCATAACACCGTCAACAGAATTATAATACGATTCTATCCCCGATGCGCTTGTGCTGACAGATGAATTGACATGAATACTAATAAAGGCGTCCGGTTTAATAGAGTTGGAGTATATCACTCTATTATCTAATGAAATAAATTCATCCTTACTTCTTGTCATATACACTGTTGCACCATGACTTCTTAGTGCATCCGCAAATTTCAAGCTTACTTGTAAATTAATATTTTTTTCATATACTCCGTCAGTATTAGCACCGCTATCATATCCACCATGTCCGGGATCAATGACAATTGTTTTCCCATTTAAATCATTTGTAATCGGGACCCAGACACCGTTTGAATCTAAAAAGAATTTTTCACTATTCACGGTAATCCATCCTGTTTGCATGATACCGTTAGCATCAAAATAGTACCAAAGCCCTTTATCTTGGAACCAACCGGTTACCATGGCTCCTGTCTGGTTTAGGTAGAACTTCTTTCCATCTAATTTGAGCCAGCCTGTTTGCATAGCCCCACTGCCATTTAGATAATACTTCTTATTGCTATCCAATACCCAGCCTGTCTGCATTTGGCCTTGATCATTAAGATAGTACCATTTGCCGCCATCACGCACCCAGCCTGTGCTCATGGAAAAATCACTCGCTAAATAGTACCAGGTGTTATTCAAAAAGAGCCAGCCTTTTTTTAGAACACCAGCATTATCTGCGTAATATTTCTTGGCACCTGACATAACCCAGCCTGCAGTGTTCAGAACTCCCTCGTTATTAAAATAGTAAGTTTTACTAGCCAGTGTGGTCATTCCTGTGGTTAACGCACCACTACTATTAAAATAGTATTTCTTCCCTTGCTCCTCAACCCAACCTGTTAACATTACTCCATTCTGATCTAAGAAGTATTTCTTGTCCTTGTC comes from the Neobacillus sp. PS2-9 genome and includes:
- a CDS encoding sigma-70 family RNA polymerase sigma factor, encoding MYVIKRKEHSTPNEISYLSKDDQLAWLMDEYGDMVVRLAFTYVKNKELAEDISQEVFISCYNHLDDFQNRSTYKTWLYRITANKCKDVLKSWSFRNLQYKDFLQMILKSGAPTADMKMIESEEKELIFQQVLSLPIKLREVITLYYYEECTVDEIAKLLNLNTNTVKTRLHRGRNSLKTSLKGSNIYEK
- a CDS encoding response regulator transcription factor; amino-acid sequence: MKHIFVIDDEKNIRDILQKYMESEGYKVTLFSDGVNVYQEMLRLKPDLLVVDIMLPHMDGLELCKEIRKSSEIPIIFVSARDGEFDRILGLELGGDDYLTKPFSPRELMVRIKNIFKRMEKTTVSKPQMLTIRDLMIDFERRYIEKEGLEIKLTTKEYDLFIFLARNKGKPFTREELLEFIWGYEYTGDGRLIDDLVKRVRKKLEQHESSVELSTIWGYGYRVDD
- a CDS encoding HAMP domain-containing sensor histidine kinase: MRIGAKLLFTYFLLIISIFLITSLTFHFIAQRYLIHETKQQLHKEASVVSQLLGKTVLSSLTVKEQLVNRKALALSERLLSSELIIWNKNQVIVYTDLKAAALVEFRKDPDRRFISETVKISSKNGKTKGYVTLVQRLVEIKEINRLMRRSQLISLVISALIAVGLGVFFKKNLTRPIRRLTEHMKHFSLKGLDQEIKLESKDEVGELAASFNALSRRLKQYDADQKIFFQNASHELKTPLMAIQGNAEGILDGVVTGEDVTASLNVIIAESQRLKRIVEGITYLAKLESVEESFVFRRESLDVIVGEAVESVRALAEQRGIEIGVESGVVEPVLVDGEKMKRAFINLLGNAIRFAKSTVSVMSEVSEDGTAVLVEVADDGKGFAPGEEMKVFQRFYSGDEGGSGMGLAITKAIIEGHGGSITAFNRGQGGAVFQISLKENLNTNK
- a CDS encoding N-acetylmuramoyl-L-alanine amidase; translated protein: MKKKILLLSIFVLLLMNLGIGFTPSYAATTGWKLENGKWYYYQNDAPVKGWIFIREKWYYLDAKGIMKTGWLLDKGKWYYLQADGSMKTGWVNINNKWYFLQTDGAMKTGWLLLGTDWYYLNSSGERTSGLLSINSKLYYLNNDGVMLANKWQEVNGKKYYFKNDGSAATNVTEIAGKKYLFTTDGTLAFGWRFVNGKWYFSNTEGLVQAGWIIDKDKKYFLDQNGVMLTGWVEEQGKKYYFNSSGALTTGMTTLASKTYYFNNEGVLNTAGWVMSGAKKYYADNAGVLKKGWLFLNNTWYYLASDFSMSTGWVRDGGKWYYLNDQGQMQTGWVLDSNKKYYLNGSGAMQTGWLKLDGKKFYLNQTGAMVTGWFQDKGLWYYFDANGIMQTGWITVNSEKFFLDSNGVWVPITNDLNGKTIVIDPGHGGYDSGANTDGVYEKNINLQVSLKFADALRSHGATVYMTRSKDEFISLDNRVIYSNSIKPDAFISIHVNSSVSTSASGIESYYNSVDGVMPEESKQLATFLQNELIKITGAVTRGIKDESFRVIRDNEAPAVLVEIGFVSNPTERANLTSDTYQNKLVTGLINGVLKFFNL